One Polaribacter sp. KT25b DNA segment encodes these proteins:
- a CDS encoding AraC family transcriptional regulator, translating into MSNKTHIINSIKNLHNLFGFKKPIHPLLSIISENDLHAFKNRLGEKFILNFYSISLKDQNCEAHFGRKNYNFDKGEIIFSAPNQTLTLSKTTNLNNNQGWILFFHPDLVRNTSLDKKIENYKFFTYDIDKALLLSDTEKLIITNCIELIKNEIAGSTDNYSKPVVVSTLDLLLNFCARFYERQYKTKSIHTNNIVTQVSSILKDNYDSGLFIKQGIPTVENIAEIIGITPNYLGDVLKKETGKNAKDFINSYIIDKAKTLLLNDNITISKLAFDLGFNYPHYFSRLFKAKTGLTPNQYRQNH; encoded by the coding sequence ATGAGCAATAAAACACATATAATAAATTCAATTAAAAACTTACATAATCTATTTGGTTTTAAGAAACCAATACACCCTTTATTAAGCATTATAAGTGAAAATGATTTGCATGCATTTAAAAATAGATTAGGAGAAAAATTTATTCTTAACTTTTATTCAATCAGTTTAAAAGATCAAAATTGTGAAGCACATTTTGGAAGAAAAAATTATAATTTTGATAAGGGAGAAATAATATTTTCTGCACCAAATCAAACATTAACACTATCAAAAACAACAAATCTAAATAATAATCAAGGTTGGATTTTATTTTTTCATCCAGATTTAGTTAGAAATACTTCTTTGGATAAAAAAATAGAAAACTATAAATTTTTTACTTACGATATTGATAAAGCTTTACTTTTATCAGATACTGAAAAATTAATTATTACTAATTGTATTGAACTTATAAAAAATGAGATTGCAGGTTCTACCGATAATTATAGCAAACCTGTTGTTGTTTCTACTTTAGATTTATTATTAAATTTTTGTGCCAGATTTTACGAAAGACAATACAAAACAAAATCTATACATACAAACAATATAGTAACTCAAGTTTCTAGTATTTTAAAAGATAATTATGATTCTGGCCTTTTTATAAAACAAGGCATACCAACTGTAGAAAATATTGCAGAAATAATAGGTATAACTCCTAACTATTTAGGCGATGTTTTAAAGAAAGAAACAGGTAAAAACGCCAAAGATTTTATTAACTCTTATATTATAGACAAAGCAAAAACCTTACTTTTAAATGATAATATTACAATAAGCAAATTAGCTTTTGATCTTGGTTTTAATTACCCACACTATTTTAGTAGATTATTTAAAGCTAAAACAGGATTAACACCTAATCAATATAGACAAAATCATTAA
- a CDS encoding metallophosphoesterase family protein encodes MKNKIFITFLILFCTQILLAQKIEIKPYLQDAEPTSIKIMWQTDFDEESIVYWGTKKNRLKNKVIGTSFDINFTEKRVHEVAITGLTRFTTYFYKVQTGKAVSKVYQFKTPPFAGESKKINLVAMSDMQNDWQYPTKFKEVVEEGILPYFDKNFEGNISDNLAMVVIPGDLVVTGTTFNQWEEHFFKQSEKLFSQVPVYPVPGNHERNSDYFFKYFSLPKNGSPEYAEHWWFKDYANTRIIGLDSNDGYRDIKQQLIWLKELLAKTAKNDTIDFVFAQLHHPHKSELWIPGEEDFSGKVVKLLENFTKESNKPSLHFFGHTHGYSRGQSKEHKHLWVNVASAGGAIDNWGEFEGRDYDEFTVTQDEYGFVLATINPDKENPSFTLKRISRGNNIEFRNNELRDSITVFKKTIQPNTPVLVDFGKEPQPIYKVVLKANSFKSDKKDAFHGASNWQVSTTKDFSKIIYNSWKQHENWYYKENRQKDDDLSDEILDRKLNNYTTYYVRVRYRDQFLNWSNWSVVRAFKTIK; translated from the coding sequence ATGAAAAATAAGATATTCATCACATTTTTGATACTTTTTTGTACTCAGATTTTATTGGCGCAAAAAATAGAAATAAAACCCTACTTGCAAGATGCAGAACCAACTTCTATCAAAATTATGTGGCAAACAGATTTTGATGAAGAATCAATAGTCTATTGGGGAACAAAAAAGAACAGATTAAAAAATAAAGTAATAGGAACTTCTTTTGATATCAATTTTACAGAAAAAAGAGTGCATGAAGTTGCTATAACTGGTTTAACAAGATTTACAACCTATTTTTACAAAGTACAAACGGGCAAAGCTGTTTCTAAAGTATATCAATTTAAAACTCCTCCTTTTGCAGGCGAATCTAAAAAGATAAACTTAGTTGCTATGAGCGATATGCAAAACGATTGGCAATACCCAACTAAATTTAAAGAAGTAGTAGAAGAAGGTATTTTACCTTATTTTGATAAAAATTTTGAAGGTAATATTTCAGACAATTTAGCAATGGTAGTAATTCCTGGAGATTTGGTGGTTACCGGAACTACTTTTAATCAATGGGAAGAACATTTTTTTAAACAATCAGAAAAATTGTTTTCTCAAGTGCCTGTTTATCCAGTTCCTGGAAATCATGAACGAAATTCAGATTATTTCTTTAAGTATTTTAGTTTACCAAAAAACGGAAGTCCAGAATATGCAGAACATTGGTGGTTTAAAGATTATGCAAATACAAGAATTATTGGTTTAGATTCTAATGATGGATATCGAGATATAAAACAGCAATTAATTTGGTTAAAAGAATTATTGGCTAAAACAGCCAAAAACGATACGATAGATTTTGTGTTTGCACAATTACATCATCCACATAAATCAGAATTATGGATTCCTGGAGAAGAAGATTTTTCTGGAAAAGTTGTAAAATTATTAGAGAATTTTACAAAAGAATCTAACAAACCAAGTTTGCACTTTTTCGGTCATACGCATGGATATTCTAGAGGACAATCTAAAGAACACAAACATCTTTGGGTAAATGTAGCATCCGCTGGAGGGGCTATTGATAATTGGGGTGAATTTGAAGGGAGAGATTATGATGAGTTTACGGTAACGCAAGACGAATATGGTTTTGTTTTGGCAACAATTAATCCAGATAAAGAAAACCCTTCTTTTACATTAAAAAGAATTAGTAGAGGTAATAATATTGAATTTAGAAACAACGAATTAAGAGACAGTATTACCGTTTTTAAGAAAACAATTCAACCAAATACACCTGTTTTAGTTGATTTTGGTAAAGAGCCACAACCTATTTATAAAGTGGTTTTAAAAGCGAACTCTTTTAAAAGTGATAAAAAAGATGCATTTCATGGGGCTTCTAATTGGCAAGTTTCAACAACTAAAGATTTTTCTAAAATTATATACAATTCTTGGAAACAACATGAAAATTGGTATTACAAAGAAAATAGACAAAAGGATGATGATTTATCTGATGAAATTTTAGATAGAAAGCTAAATAATTATACTACTTATTATGTTCGTGTTCGTTACCGAGATCAGTTTTTAAATTGGAGTAATTGGTCTGTTGTTAGAGCATTTAAAACAATAAAATAA
- a CDS encoding phosphoglyceromutase: MKNIKLISVLFLLIISACSSEEKKKQEIEHAASKVFVITLDGLRWQELFSGADSLLIANKEYVNDTLALKNLFWKYKATERREILFPFIWSEVAVMGQIHGNRWQGSKMNLTNGMHFSYPGYNEILTGKADDKRINSNSKIPNPNITILEIAEKNDAYKGKVAAFGSWDVFPSIINEERSGLYVNAGFREAKGANLSDKELFLNELQAETPSPWGGVRLDVFTHHYALETIKKKHPKLVFISYGETDDFAHDGEYDAYLKSANRTDEYIKKLWYFTQQDSFYKGKTTFIITTDHGRGTEPLKSWKHHGNSIKNTDQVWVIAFGQHVEPQGEIVSEEQIFTNQVAASVAKILDIEIRTDSIGKPFSFVK, from the coding sequence ATGAAAAATATAAAATTAATATCGGTTTTATTTTTATTGATAATCTCCGCGTGTTCATCCGAAGAAAAAAAGAAACAAGAAATTGAACATGCTGCCTCTAAAGTTTTTGTAATTACTTTAGATGGTTTGCGCTGGCAAGAATTATTTTCTGGTGCAGATTCTTTATTGATTGCAAACAAAGAATATGTGAATGACACATTAGCATTAAAAAATCTGTTTTGGAAATATAAAGCAACAGAAAGAAGAGAAATATTATTTCCTTTCATATGGAGTGAAGTTGCAGTAATGGGGCAAATTCATGGTAACCGTTGGCAAGGAAGTAAAATGAATTTAACTAACGGAATGCATTTTTCGTACCCGGGTTATAATGAAATTTTAACAGGAAAAGCCGATGATAAAAGAATTAATAGCAATAGTAAAATTCCGAATCCGAATATTACAATTTTAGAAATTGCAGAAAAAAATGACGCCTATAAAGGTAAAGTTGCTGCTTTTGGTAGTTGGGATGTTTTTCCGTCTATTATTAATGAAGAAAGAAGTGGTTTGTATGTAAATGCAGGATTTAGAGAAGCAAAAGGAGCTAATTTGTCAGACAAAGAACTTTTCTTAAATGAATTACAAGCAGAAACGCCGAGTCCTTGGGGAGGCGTTCGTTTAGATGTTTTTACACATCATTATGCTTTAGAAACTATCAAAAAGAAACATCCAAAATTGGTGTTTATTTCTTATGGTGAAACCGATGATTTTGCACATGATGGCGAATATGATGCGTATTTAAAATCTGCAAACAGAACAGACGAGTATATTAAAAAACTGTGGTATTTTACCCAACAAGATTCCTTTTATAAAGGAAAAACTACTTTTATAATTACTACAGATCATGGTAGAGGTACAGAGCCATTAAAAAGTTGGAAACATCATGGAAATTCTATAAAAAATACAGATCAAGTTTGGGTAATAGCTTTTGGGCAGCATGTAGAACCACAAGGAGAAATTGTATCCGAAGAACAAATATTTACAAATCAAGTTGCAGCTTCTGTAGCAAAAATTTTAGATATTGAAATAAGGACAGATTCTATTGGGAAACCTTTTTCTTTTGTAAAATAG
- a CDS encoding OstA-like protein, which produces MKRFFFLLLLIITSISYSQEKRKIVYKAEIQEADEEKFPGASILIGNVKMNHEGIDLTCQKALYYKKENFFKAIGNVFIKQGDTITQTSDYADYDANSKQALSWGNVVLKDPTMTLTTDTLHFDRINQKLYYQSFATIKDTTNTLKSKRGNYYLENKKFIATTRVTIENPEHFLESDHLDYYTESGYTYLWGPSTITNTKNQNKIYSEKGFYDTKTDISHFVKNAKLYLKERTVEGDSLYYDKRKGFASATKNIKVIDTVQNFITKGNYAEIFEQKDSLFIIKKAVAISIIEKDSMFIHGDTLLVTGKPEKRIIRTYHNVKIFKSDLQGKCDSIHTNQETGLTKMYRNPVIWSDKNQITGDTIYLKSNVDTEKLDSLKVFNNSFIISKDSLSVDDFNQIKGRNMFGKFEENKLKTLLVKGNAESVYYNRNEETDIIETITKEISSNIEFTFEDGIVASIKYLKATEGKTYPPSMLPEDVKKLKDFIWRESEQPKKMEDIFIIDSDEKKAPIKKESLKKSKAILDERTFLKEKLKKGKNLRSSIKKQ; this is translated from the coding sequence TTGAAAAGATTCTTTTTCTTACTACTATTAATTATTACTTCAATTTCTTATTCTCAAGAGAAAAGAAAAATTGTTTATAAAGCAGAAATTCAAGAAGCTGACGAAGAAAAATTTCCAGGAGCAAGTATCCTTATTGGTAATGTAAAAATGAACCATGAAGGCATCGATTTAACTTGCCAAAAAGCATTGTATTATAAAAAAGAAAACTTTTTTAAAGCAATTGGAAACGTTTTTATAAAACAAGGAGATACAATTACACAAACTAGCGATTATGCAGATTATGATGCAAATTCTAAACAAGCACTTTCTTGGGGAAATGTAGTTTTAAAAGACCCAACAATGACTTTAACTACTGATACTCTTCACTTTGACAGAATAAATCAGAAACTGTATTACCAAAGTTTTGCAACTATAAAAGATACTACAAATACATTAAAAAGTAAAAGAGGAAATTACTATTTAGAAAACAAAAAATTTATTGCAACAACAAGGGTTACCATTGAAAATCCTGAGCACTTTTTAGAATCAGATCATTTAGATTATTATACAGAAAGTGGTTATACATATTTATGGGGACCATCAACTATAACAAATACCAAAAATCAGAATAAAATTTATAGCGAAAAAGGATTTTATGATACAAAAACAGATATTTCTCACTTTGTAAAAAACGCAAAATTATACCTAAAAGAAAGAACTGTAGAAGGAGATAGTTTGTATTATGATAAAAGAAAAGGTTTTGCTTCTGCAACCAAAAACATTAAAGTAATTGATACAGTTCAAAATTTTATTACAAAAGGTAATTATGCAGAAATTTTTGAGCAAAAAGATTCTCTCTTTATCATTAAAAAAGCAGTTGCAATTTCTATTATAGAAAAAGATTCTATGTTTATTCATGGAGATACTTTGTTGGTTACAGGTAAACCAGAAAAACGTATTATTAGAACGTATCATAATGTAAAAATATTTAAATCAGATTTACAAGGTAAGTGCGATTCTATTCATACAAATCAAGAAACTGGACTTACTAAAATGTATAGAAATCCAGTTATTTGGTCTGATAAAAATCAAATTACTGGAGATACTATTTATCTAAAATCTAATGTAGATACAGAAAAACTAGACTCTTTAAAAGTATTTAATAATTCTTTTATAATTTCTAAAGATTCTTTATCTGTAGACGATTTTAATCAGATTAAAGGTAGAAATATGTTTGGTAAATTTGAAGAAAACAAGTTGAAAACTCTGTTAGTAAAAGGAAACGCCGAATCTGTTTATTATAACAGAAATGAAGAAACAGATATTATTGAAACAATTACAAAAGAAATTTCTAGCAATATTGAGTTTACTTTTGAAGACGGAATTGTAGCGTCTATAAAATACTTAAAAGCTACGGAAGGCAAAACCTATCCGCCATCAATGTTGCCAGAAGACGTAAAAAAACTAAAAGATTTTATTTGGCGAGAAAGTGAGCAACCCAAGAAAATGGAAGATATTTTTATTATTGATTCTGATGAAAAGAAAGCTCCTATTAAAAAAGAAAGCTTAAAAAAATCGAAAGCAATTCTTGATGAAAGAACTTTTCTAAAAGAAAAACTTAAAAAAGGAAAAAATTTACGGTCTTCTATTAAAAAGCAATAA
- a CDS encoding aspartate aminotransferase family protein, which translates to MKSDFFKYQAQTSPYPLAIEISHAKGSYIYDIHGKKYLDFVAGVSANSLGHNHPKVSEAIKNQVDTYTHVMVYGEFIQQPQVDLCKVLASTLPENLSSVYITNSGTEATEGALKLAKRVTNRSEIIAAKNSYHGNTQGSMSVSGVEKQNSAFRPLVPGIKFIEFNNEIDIAKITHKTAAVILETIQGGAGFIEPKNGYLTKVKQRCIEVGALLILDEIQTGIGRTGTFWGFENYNVTPDIIITGKGLGGGMPIGTFIASYEHMSLLQDNPKLGHISTFAGHPVIAAAANATVKEILEKNLVSESLRKEKIIRKHLQHPAIKEIRGKGLMLAAMVDSAELASKIILKCLDKGLILFFLLFEGKAMRITPPLTISDEELAKGCAIIIETIEEFV; encoded by the coding sequence ATGAAATCAGATTTTTTTAAATATCAAGCACAAACTTCTCCTTATCCACTTGCTATTGAAATTTCTCATGCAAAAGGGAGTTATATTTATGATATTCATGGAAAAAAATATTTAGATTTCGTTGCCGGAGTTTCTGCAAATAGTTTAGGTCATAATCATCCAAAAGTTTCTGAAGCTATTAAAAATCAAGTTGATACCTATACACATGTTATGGTTTATGGTGAATTTATTCAGCAACCACAAGTAGATTTATGCAAGGTTTTAGCATCAACATTACCAGAAAATTTATCATCAGTATATATTACAAACTCAGGAACAGAAGCTACAGAAGGCGCTTTAAAATTAGCAAAAAGAGTTACAAATAGATCAGAAATTATTGCTGCAAAAAACTCTTATCATGGAAATACACAAGGATCTATGAGTGTTTCTGGAGTTGAAAAACAAAACTCAGCTTTTAGACCTTTAGTTCCGGGAATCAAATTTATTGAATTTAATAATGAAATTGATATTGCAAAAATAACTCACAAAACTGCGGCTGTAATTTTAGAAACTATTCAAGGAGGTGCAGGTTTTATAGAACCAAAAAATGGTTATTTAACAAAAGTAAAACAACGTTGTATAGAAGTTGGTGCTTTATTAATTTTAGATGAAATTCAAACTGGAATTGGAAGAACTGGTACATTTTGGGGGTTTGAAAATTATAATGTTACTCCAGATATTATCATTACTGGAAAAGGTTTAGGTGGCGGAATGCCAATTGGTACTTTTATTGCTTCTTATGAACATATGAGTTTATTGCAGGATAATCCTAAATTAGGACATATTTCTACTTTTGCTGGTCACCCTGTAATTGCTGCTGCTGCAAATGCAACAGTAAAAGAAATTCTAGAAAAAAACTTAGTTTCAGAAAGTTTACGAAAAGAAAAAATCATCAGAAAACACTTACAACATCCAGCAATAAAAGAAATTAGAGGAAAAGGATTAATGTTAGCTGCAATGGTAGATTCTGCTGAATTAGCTTCAAAAATCATCTTAAAATGTTTAGACAAAGGTTTAATTTTATTCTTTCTTTTATTTGAAGGAAAAGCTATGAGAATAACTCCTCCTTTAACAATTTCTGATGAAGAATTGGCAAAAGGCTGTGCTATTATCATAGAAACTATTGAAGAATTCGTTTAA
- a CDS encoding response regulator, whose translation MIKSTIKILLIEDNAADAVLIERQIKKIVTSPQIKCIDLYNDFITTLKNFKPDIILCDYRLKGYSGSDVLEYMNTNLSFYIPLVFVTGAIKDEELAANSILSGASGYILKNNMNSLHEKLLPHFKKIESLKNNHLIDQDLKLKIEQLQNYINGVKNDNTINIESFNEMKKAFDKLKYLIN comes from the coding sequence ATGATTAAAAGTACAATTAAAATTTTATTAATAGAAGATAATGCTGCAGATGCGGTGTTAATTGAACGTCAAATAAAAAAAATTGTAACATCTCCTCAAATAAAATGTATAGATTTATATAATGATTTTATAACTACTTTAAAAAACTTTAAACCAGATATTATTTTATGTGATTATAGATTAAAAGGTTATTCTGGTAGTGACGTATTAGAATATATGAATACTAATTTATCTTTTTATATTCCTTTAGTTTTTGTTACAGGTGCTATAAAAGACGAAGAATTAGCGGCAAACTCTATACTATCTGGTGCTTCTGGTTACATACTTAAAAATAACATGAATTCTCTTCATGAAAAATTACTTCCACATTTTAAAAAAATAGAAAGCTTAAAAAATAATCATTTAATTGATCAAGATTTAAAACTGAAAATAGAACAACTTCAAAATTATATAAATGGAGTTAAAAATGACAATACAATAAATATTGAATCTTTTAATGAAATGAAAAAAGCTTTTGACAAATTAAAATATCTAATTAATTAA
- a CDS encoding DUF542 domain-containing protein — protein sequence MENIKNNTVAGFVVNNIHTANIFKKYGIDFCFDGKISIEEACIKNDVNYKQLENELNDLDIKTNFLNDFNKWGLDFLMIFIIHIHHRYVKMNIPILKKYGEKAVKNQGKDYTELSEINKLIIKFSNELIIHMEKEETIVFPFIKRLFKANKEHSTISLSNFNSLNHPIKMMEEYHDKAGDILKKISKLSNKYKIPEDASLAYKELYKKLQEFEDNLKNHVHLENNILFPKAKKLVLEVVK from the coding sequence ATGGAAAACATAAAGAACAATACTGTTGCAGGTTTTGTAGTAAATAACATCCATACCGCAAACATTTTTAAAAAATATGGCATTGATTTTTGTTTTGATGGAAAAATATCTATTGAAGAAGCGTGTATTAAAAATGATGTTAATTATAAACAGTTAGAAAACGAATTAAATGATTTAGATATTAAAACTAATTTTTTAAATGATTTTAATAAATGGGGATTAGATTTTTTAATGATTTTTATTATTCATATTCATCATAGATATGTAAAAATGAACATTCCTATCTTAAAAAAATATGGAGAAAAAGCTGTAAAAAATCAAGGTAAAGATTATACAGAATTATCAGAAATTAATAAGCTTATTATAAAGTTTTCTAACGAATTAATAATACACATGGAAAAAGAAGAAACTATTGTTTTTCCATTTATTAAAAGACTTTTTAAAGCAAACAAAGAACATTCTACTATTAGTTTATCAAACTTTAATTCTTTAAACCATCCTATTAAAATGATGGAAGAATATCATGATAAAGCAGGCGATATTTTAAAAAAAATATCAAAATTATCTAACAAATATAAAATACCAGAAGATGCTAGTTTAGCCTATAAAGAGTTATATAAAAAACTTCAAGAATTTGAAGACAACCTAAAAAATCATGTGCATTTAGAAAATAATATATTATTTCCTAAAGCAAAAAAATTGGTTTTAGAAGTTGTTAAATAA
- a CDS encoding LuxR C-terminal-related transcriptional regulator, which produces MKKNNLDLFTEIFDTHKEYCGTVVETHVQKLKELDAYLPRMQSFFIVTNTSTKMYPFVSKNFEYTLGLDRKKMAKLGATYWFSHFHPDDLPIWMRVLEDLMLFTMTEISKKDRPKLCYSWNFRIKNKNGEYLNTFEHLTPVFFDDSGKPIIGVAHLCIVGGGEQRPIIATVKKLNDKNEYETLFYKNYSQKLLSVSLTNREKDVVRLLALNKTSAEIAKKLFISTHTVNVHRKNILGKLNFDSTIQLVQYCLVNQLF; this is translated from the coding sequence ATGAAAAAAAATAATCTAGATCTTTTTACCGAAATATTTGACACTCATAAAGAATATTGTGGAACCGTAGTGGAAACTCATGTGCAAAAGTTAAAAGAACTAGATGCCTATTTACCTAGAATGCAATCTTTTTTTATCGTAACAAATACAAGTACGAAAATGTATCCTTTTGTTAGTAAAAATTTTGAATACACACTTGGTTTAGATAGAAAAAAAATGGCTAAACTTGGCGCTACGTATTGGTTTTCTCATTTTCATCCAGATGATTTACCAATTTGGATGCGTGTTTTAGAAGATTTAATGCTTTTTACAATGACAGAAATTTCAAAAAAAGATAGACCAAAACTTTGTTATTCTTGGAACTTTAGAATCAAAAATAAAAACGGAGAATATTTAAATACTTTTGAACATCTTACACCTGTATTTTTCGATGATTCTGGCAAACCAATAATTGGAGTTGCCCATTTATGTATTGTTGGCGGTGGAGAACAACGACCAATAATTGCAACCGTTAAAAAATTGAATGACAAAAATGAATATGAAACCCTTTTTTATAAAAACTATTCTCAGAAATTATTATCTGTTTCATTAACAAATAGAGAAAAAGATGTAGTTCGTTTATTGGCTTTAAATAAAACAAGTGCAGAAATTGCTAAAAAACTTTTTATTAGTACACATACCGTAAACGTACATCGAAAAAATATTTTAGGAAAATTAAATTTTGATTCTACCATACAATTAGTACAATATTGTTTAGTAAATCAATTATTTTAA
- a CDS encoding response regulator: MPKRNKILLIDDNYATNFYHNIIINNLDTSNEVDYCTDGIDALNYLSNKGKYKANDSYPRPDIIFLDLNMPKMNGIEFLEVYKNLSKEQKGEKLIVMLTISLNEKEKTKIKLFQDVIDIENKPITEEYLSKIITT; this comes from the coding sequence ATGCCGAAAAGAAATAAAATACTTCTTATTGATGATAATTATGCTACTAATTTTTATCATAACATTATTATTAATAATTTAGACACTTCTAATGAAGTAGATTATTGTACCGATGGTATAGATGCCTTAAATTATCTATCAAATAAAGGTAAATACAAAGCAAATGATAGTTATCCTCGCCCAGATATAATATTTCTAGACTTAAACATGCCAAAAATGAATGGCATAGAATTTTTAGAAGTATATAAAAATTTATCAAAAGAACAAAAAGGAGAAAAATTAATTGTTATGCTTACAATTTCTTTAAATGAAAAGGAAAAAACTAAAATAAAATTATTTCAAGACGTTATAGACATTGAAAATAAGCCTATAACAGAAGAATATTTAAGCAAAATTATAACTACTTAG
- a CDS encoding response regulator, which yields MHKLKTILLVDDDDATNYLHEIHLNNLNVAGNILKVHNGKQALDLLFSGKLLIPDLIILDINMPIINGWVFLEEYSKLRDSETSKIIMVTASINPLDETKGKTHPYVLDFIGKPLNENKFIKILNLMKN from the coding sequence ATGCATAAACTAAAAACAATTTTATTAGTTGATGATGATGATGCAACAAACTATTTACATGAAATTCATTTAAATAATTTAAATGTTGCAGGTAATATTCTAAAAGTACATAATGGTAAACAAGCTTTAGATTTACTTTTTTCAGGAAAACTATTAATTCCAGATTTAATTATATTAGATATTAATATGCCAATTATAAATGGATGGGTTTTTCTTGAAGAATACTCAAAATTAAGAGATTCAGAAACAAGTAAAATAATTATGGTAACTGCTTCTATCAATCCTTTAGATGAAACAAAAGGAAAAACACATCCTTATGTTTTAGACTTTATAGGCAAACCTTTAAATGAAAATAAGTTTATTAAAATTTTAAATTTAATGAAAAACTAA
- a CDS encoding ATP-binding protein, with the protein MEKKELLKENKILKAKLAFIEEKLRNIENENEKQIDIKNAEFDDFVYIISHDLNEPIRTINSFVEIIKEEYHDSNDKKLGTYFYFIEDAIKRLNTKMKSLLDFSRLGKNQTLELTDINETIDSIKIELSDLIKKNNASIVYSDLPIVNCYSSEIKQVLLNLILNSIKFKQPKNSLLIEISCISKPSFWEFCVKDNGIGINDNEHFEIFQMFNKLDITNSEKSNGTGLAFCKKIIEIHKGTIWVKSTLDLGVEFHFTISK; encoded by the coding sequence ATGGAAAAGAAAGAACTTTTAAAAGAAAATAAAATTCTTAAAGCTAAATTAGCTTTTATAGAAGAAAAATTAAGAAATATTGAAAATGAAAATGAGAAGCAAATTGATATAAAAAATGCTGAGTTTGATGATTTTGTTTACATAATTTCTCATGATTTAAATGAACCAATTAGAACAATTAATAGTTTTGTTGAAATAATTAAAGAAGAATATCATGATTCTAATGATAAAAAATTAGGTACTTATTTTTATTTTATTGAAGATGCTATAAAAAGGTTAAATACTAAAATGAAAAGTTTGTTAGATTTTTCTAGATTAGGAAAAAATCAAACATTAGAATTAACTGATATAAATGAAACTATAGATTCTATAAAAATAGAATTGTCTGATTTAATTAAAAAAAATAATGCCAGTATTGTTTATTCAGATTTACCAATAGTTAACTGTTATTCATCGGAAATTAAACAAGTTTTATTAAATTTAATTTTAAATAGTATAAAATTTAAGCAACCCAAAAATTCTTTATTAATTGAAATTAGTTGTATTAGTAAACCTTCTTTTTGGGAGTTTTGTGTAAAAGATAATGGTATAGGTATTAATGATAATGAACATTTTGAAATTTTTCAAATGTTTAATAAGTTAGATATAACTAATTCAGAAAAAAGTAATGGAACTGGTTTAGCTTTTTGTAAAAAAATAATAGAAATACATAAAGGTACTATTTGGGTAAAATCTACACTAGATTTAGGTGTTGAATTTCATTTTACTATTAGTAAATAG